In a genomic window of Vicinamibacteria bacterium:
- a CDS encoding DUF6036 family nucleotidyltransferase, with product MGQLADGDRIREFLRALSEEAEREARLYLTGGATAVLYGWRPYTIDLDVKLVPEDERLLRALPVIAARVGINVERTCPGDYLPELEGWEDRSPLVAREGRLACHHYDLCAQALAKIARGHVQDMADIEAMLSRGLVAPPGLREHLRLIEPRLHLFP from the coding sequence ATGGGCCAACTAGCGGACGGAGATCGGATCCGGGAGTTCCTGCGCGCGCTCTCTGAAGAGGCGGAGAGGGAGGCGCGGCTCTACCTCACCGGCGGCGCCACCGCCGTGCTCTATGGCTGGCGCCCCTACACCATCGACCTGGACGTCAAGCTCGTTCCCGAGGATGAACGGCTCCTCCGCGCCCTCCCCGTCATCGCGGCGAGGGTGGGGATCAACGTGGAGCGGACATGTCCCGGCGACTACCTGCCCGAGCTCGAGGGCTGGGAGGACCGCAGCCCGCTCGTGGCCCGCGAGGGGCGGTTGGCCTGCCACCACTACGACCTCTGCGCCCAGGCCCTGGCCAAGATCGCACGCGGCCACGTGCAGGACATGGCGGACATCGAGGCCATGCTCTCCCGCGGTCTGGTGGCCCCCCCCGGTCTGCGCGAGCATCTTCGCTTGATCGAGCCCCGGCTGCACCTGTTCCC
- a CDS encoding argininosuccinate synthase has translation MSTVKKVVLAYSGGLDTSIIIPWIKETYGGAEIIAYCGDVGQGDDLEAVERKALATGASRCVVEDLREEFVRDFAFKALAAGAVYEDNYLLGTALARPLLAYRQVQTALATGADALAHGATGKGNDQVRFEVTYGAFAPHLKVIAPWREWTIRSREDALAYAATHGVPVDQTPKDLFSRDGNLWHLSHEGGNLEDTWDAPRKEMFKLTVDPEDAPDRPQVVTLAFEQGVPVGLDGQRLGPVALVEALNRLAGAHGVGRLDLVENRLVGIKSRGVYETPAGTVLHLAHRELERLVLDRDTLHFKQSVSVRYAQLIYDGLWFSTLREALAAFVDETEVEVTGEVRVRLFKGRAEAIGRRSPRSLYRQDLATFGTGMAYDHKDAEGFIRLFGLPERVRALTRERAAGDAKTEALRERLPRSAVEAKR, from the coding sequence ATGAGCACGGTCAAGAAGGTGGTGCTGGCGTACTCGGGGGGTCTGGACACCTCCATCATCATCCCCTGGATCAAAGAGACCTACGGAGGCGCGGAGATCATCGCCTACTGCGGGGATGTCGGCCAGGGGGACGACCTCGAGGCGGTGGAGCGCAAGGCCCTGGCCACGGGAGCTTCAAGGTGCGTGGTCGAAGACCTGCGCGAGGAGTTTGTGCGGGACTTCGCCTTCAAGGCCCTGGCCGCGGGCGCCGTCTACGAGGACAACTACCTGCTCGGCACCGCCCTTGCCCGGCCCCTCCTGGCCTACCGCCAGGTGCAGACCGCGCTCGCCACCGGGGCGGACGCCCTCGCCCACGGCGCCACCGGCAAAGGCAACGACCAGGTTCGATTCGAAGTGACCTACGGCGCCTTCGCTCCCCACCTCAAGGTCATCGCTCCCTGGCGGGAATGGACGATCCGCTCCCGCGAGGACGCCCTCGCCTACGCGGCCACCCACGGGGTACCCGTCGACCAGACCCCCAAGGACCTCTTCAGTCGGGACGGCAACCTCTGGCATCTCTCCCACGAGGGCGGCAACTTGGAGGACACCTGGGACGCCCCCCGCAAGGAAATGTTCAAGCTGACGGTGGATCCGGAGGACGCCCCCGACCGTCCCCAGGTCGTGACCCTCGCCTTCGAGCAGGGGGTGCCCGTGGGCCTGGACGGCCAGCGGCTGGGACCGGTCGCGCTCGTGGAGGCCCTGAACCGCCTGGCCGGGGCCCACGGGGTGGGCCGGTTGGACCTGGTGGAGAACCGGCTGGTGGGGATCAAGTCTCGGGGCGTCTACGAGACCCCCGCCGGCACCGTGCTCCACCTCGCCCATCGGGAGCTGGAGCGCCTGGTCCTCGACCGCGACACCCTCCACTTCAAGCAGTCCGTCTCCGTGCGCTACGCGCAGCTCATCTACGACGGGCTCTGGTTCTCGACCCTCCGGGAGGCCCTGGCCGCCTTCGTGGACGAGACGGAGGTGGAAGTGACGGGGGAGGTGAGGGTGCGCCTCTTCAAGGGGCGGGCGGAGGCCATCGGCCGCCGTTCTCCCCGCAGTCTCTACCGCCAGGATCTGGCCACTTTCGGGACCGGCATGGCCTACGACCACAAGGATGCGGAGGGTTTCATCCGCCTCTTCGGCCTGCCCGAGCGGGTGCGGGCCCTGACCCGCGAGCGCGCTGCCGGCGACGCGAAGACGGAAGCCCTCAGGGAGCGCCTTCCCCGGTCCGCGGTAGAAGCCAAGCGATGA
- a CDS encoding GNAT family N-acetyltransferase, which produces MRLRRAEERDVAVLLDLINGYADRGLLLRRSEESLRARLGDFLVAEVDGGVAGCGALTELGPGLGELRSLAVREDQVGRGIGHAIAERLFAWASERGFLQVLALTRRVPFFLNLGFQVTRREQFLDKLVTDCKACPLNLCCDETAMVRAVTKDAQPVLSVDQKREAPIGLAEGAPRK; this is translated from the coding sequence GTGCGGCTGCGTAGGGCGGAGGAGAGGGACGTGGCGGTCCTGCTGGACCTCATCAACGGCTATGCGGACCGGGGGCTCCTTCTGCGCCGCAGCGAGGAATCGCTGCGGGCACGCCTGGGTGACTTCCTGGTGGCGGAGGTGGACGGGGGGGTGGCGGGCTGCGGCGCCCTCACCGAGCTCGGCCCCGGACTGGGCGAGCTGCGCTCGCTGGCCGTGCGCGAGGACCAGGTCGGGCGCGGGATCGGCCACGCCATCGCCGAGCGGTTGTTCGCCTGGGCGAGCGAGCGCGGCTTCTTGCAAGTCCTGGCCCTGACCAGGCGGGTTCCCTTCTTCCTGAACCTGGGCTTCCAAGTCACGCGCCGCGAGCAGTTCCTGGACAAGCTGGTCACCGATTGCAAGGCCTGCCCCCTGAACCTCTGCTGCGACGAGACGGCCATGGTGCGGGCCGTGACCAAGGACGCTCAACCGGTGCTGAGCGTCGATCAAAAGAGAGAAGCCCCAATCGGCCTCGCGGAAGGAGCGCCCCGGAAATGA
- the argH gene encoding argininosuccinate lyase translates to MKLWGGNYAGDPDAVFWEFNRSFPFDRRLLAEEIAASQAYVRALERCGALPPDSARALEAGLQQVLQKALADPAYSEIDAEDVHSFVETRLSEIVGDLAGQAHLGRSRNEQAVTALRLWTRTAIDRLLGGTSALVTALVEKGRAGAETVMPGYTHTRAAEPITFGHLAAAHAWALVRDHERLRDARGRVDVLPLGSGALAGTALPLDREALARDLGFAAVSANALDAVMDRDFAAEFVFACAQLQTHLARLAEDLIAFSGPGYGFLTLPEAFTTGSSLMPQKKNPDALELVRGKAARVDGDLLRLLTLMKGLPAGYQKDLQEDKEAVFDAADTAAASLAVMKGVVSGLGLVAEAMRRAAQSEEMMAAGLAVALAREGMPFRRAHALVGSLVAEAQRAGTTLREAAARALPAQAPAVAARLPALFDPEQVVRTKAAPGGTAPDAVRAALDAARARVGAAPVLGGGGAGPGAGLPGSDLIQEGLEDLKRGVESVPALVVSIGAPRLRRLGLDVPSPFPTPEFRLYERLRKLDSEGAHTRYNDLLGTLVSFERAAAWAN, encoded by the coding sequence GTGAAGCTCTGGGGCGGCAATTACGCGGGCGATCCCGACGCTGTCTTCTGGGAGTTCAACCGCTCCTTCCCCTTCGACCGGCGCCTGCTCGCGGAGGAGATCGCCGCCTCTCAGGCCTACGTTCGCGCCTTGGAGCGATGCGGGGCCCTCCCCCCCGACTCCGCGCGGGCCCTGGAGGCGGGGCTTCAGCAGGTCCTCCAAAAGGCGCTTGCCGACCCGGCCTACTCGGAAATCGATGCCGAGGACGTGCATAGCTTCGTGGAAACCAGGCTCTCCGAGATCGTGGGCGACCTGGCCGGCCAGGCCCACCTCGGCCGCAGCCGGAACGAGCAGGCGGTCACCGCCCTCCGCCTCTGGACCCGCACCGCGATCGACCGCCTCCTCGGGGGGACCTCGGCCCTGGTGACCGCTCTGGTGGAGAAGGGACGTGCGGGGGCCGAGACGGTCATGCCAGGCTACACCCACACCCGGGCCGCGGAGCCGATCACCTTCGGCCACCTGGCCGCCGCCCATGCCTGGGCCCTGGTGCGGGACCACGAGCGCCTGCGCGACGCGCGCGGGCGCGTGGATGTGCTCCCCCTGGGCTCGGGGGCCCTCGCCGGCACGGCCCTTCCCCTCGACCGGGAGGCCCTGGCCCGCGATCTCGGCTTTGCCGCCGTCTCCGCCAACGCCCTCGACGCGGTCATGGACCGCGATTTCGCGGCGGAGTTTGTTTTCGCTTGTGCCCAGCTCCAAACCCACCTGGCGCGGCTGGCCGAGGACCTGATCGCCTTCTCCGGGCCCGGGTACGGCTTCCTCACCCTGCCCGAGGCCTTCACCACCGGCTCCAGCCTCATGCCCCAGAAGAAGAACCCCGACGCCTTGGAGCTCGTGCGCGGCAAGGCCGCCCGCGTGGACGGCGACCTGCTGCGGCTGCTCACCTTGATGAAGGGGCTCCCCGCCGGCTACCAGAAGGACCTCCAGGAGGACAAAGAGGCGGTCTTCGACGCCGCCGACACCGCCGCCGCCTCGCTCGCAGTGATGAAGGGCGTTGTCTCCGGCCTGGGCCTCGTCGCGGAAGCCATGCGGAGGGCGGCCCAGAGCGAGGAGATGATGGCCGCGGGCCTGGCCGTCGCCCTGGCCCGGGAGGGCATGCCGTTTCGCCGCGCCCATGCCCTCGTGGGCTCGCTGGTGGCGGAGGCGCAGAGAGCGGGGACCACGCTCCGGGAGGCAGCCGCCCGCGCCCTCCCCGCCCAGGCCCCGGCGGTGGCGGCGCGCCTTCCCGCCCTCTTCGATCCCGAGCAGGTCGTGCGCACGAAAGCCGCACCGGGGGGGACCGCCCCCGACGCCGTCCGGGCCGCTCTGGACGCGGCGCGAGCCCGGGTCGGGGCCGCCCCTGTCCTGGGCGGGGGCGGCGCGGGACCGGGCGCGGGCCTTCCCGGGAGCGACCTCATTCAGGAAGGCCTCGAGGATTTGAAGCGGGGTGTCGAGTCGGTACCCGCCCTCGTGGTCTCCATCGGCGCCCCGCGCCTGCGCCGGCTCGGCCTCGACGTGCCCTCCCCCTTTCCCACCCCCGAGTTCCGCCTCTACGAGCGGCTACGGAAACTGGACTCCGAGGGGGCGCACACGCGGTACAACGACCTCCTGGGGACGCTCGTCAGCTTCGAGCGGGCGGCCGCATGGGCCAACTAG
- the argC gene encoding N-acetyl-gamma-glutamyl-phosphate reductase — translation MDVGVFGATGYSGRELVRLLAAHPEAKVRFTTGSGHGHLAHEAGLEREAGAYFLALPHEVAASFAARLQRARPAAVVVDLSGALRLPTAAAYRAWYGHEHPAPDLLGRAPYGLPEIYRDRIRGARLISNPGCYATSVLLPLLPLLRERLVEDDVVVDAKSGATGAGRTLREDLLFCELADNLSAYAPGRTHRHVGEMEAVLEDRVGRAVPLTFCPHLLPVKRGILSAIYVKTGAAPGELAGALRAFYAGSPFVRVMEGGPPRLSEVVGTNDCRISVHAGAPGRAVVFSALDNLVKGAAGQAIQNLNLALGWPEGAGLPGGEGP, via the coding sequence ATGGACGTAGGCGTTTTCGGGGCCACGGGCTACAGCGGGCGGGAGCTCGTGCGCCTCCTGGCCGCGCATCCTGAAGCCAAGGTCCGCTTCACGACCGGCTCCGGCCACGGCCATCTTGCCCACGAGGCGGGCCTGGAACGCGAAGCGGGCGCCTACTTTCTCGCCCTCCCCCACGAGGTGGCCGCGAGCTTCGCGGCCCGGCTCCAGAGGGCCCGGCCCGCGGCCGTGGTCGTGGATCTCTCCGGCGCTCTGCGCCTGCCCACGGCCGCCGCCTACCGAGCCTGGTACGGCCACGAACATCCCGCCCCCGACCTTCTCGGGAGGGCGCCCTACGGGCTCCCCGAGATCTACCGTGACCGCATCCGCGGCGCCCGCCTCATCTCCAACCCCGGCTGCTACGCGACCTCCGTCCTCCTGCCCCTCCTACCCCTCCTGCGCGAGAGGCTGGTGGAGGACGATGTGGTGGTGGACGCCAAGAGCGGGGCCACCGGCGCGGGCCGCACGCTGCGCGAGGACCTTCTCTTTTGTGAGCTGGCGGACAACCTCTCCGCCTACGCCCCCGGCCGGACCCACCGCCATGTGGGGGAGATGGAGGCGGTGCTCGAGGACCGGGTGGGGCGGGCGGTTCCCCTGACGTTCTGCCCGCACCTCCTGCCCGTGAAGCGGGGCATCCTCTCCGCGATCTATGTGAAGACGGGGGCTGCTCCCGGCGAGCTCGCGGGCGCCCTGCGCGCCTTCTACGCGGGCTCGCCCTTCGTGCGCGTGATGGAGGGGGGGCCGCCCCGGCTGTCGGAGGTGGTGGGGACGAACGACTGTCGGATCTCCGTGCATGCGGGCGCCCCCGGGCGGGCGGTGGTTTTCTCCGCCCTCGACAACCTGGTCAAGGGAGCCGCCGGCCAGGCCATCCAGAACCTGAACCTGGCCCTGGGCTGGCCGGAGGGGGCGGGCCTGCCGGGGGGAGAGGGCCCTTGA
- the argJ gene encoding bifunctional glutamate N-acetyltransferase/amino-acid acetyltransferase ArgJ: MTTGVTAPLGFRAAAIAAGIKPQGLDLALIVADRGCAAAAVFTQNLAQAAPVIVSREHLASGQARGVVVNAGGANAGTGEQGLRDARETAALLAREIGGRPEEVVVASTGVIGVNLPMQKVRAGIASAVPELSREGGAAAARAILTTDTHPKEVVVEFPLGGATARIGAMAKGSGMIAPNLATLLAFFTTDAEVAPPLLRGALREAVGESLNRITVDGDTSTNDMALVLASGALPARAILEEGPDYDFFRGALVEAARRVARLIVRDGEGATRVAEVRVEGARLEAEADRIARTVAESPLVKTALNGGDPNWGRVLAAVGRAGVDVDMGRVDLWLGDVWVAEGGRARPYDEEAARRAFSEDPVRIRVGLHAGRAVGWIWTCDLSHGYVDINAHYRS; encoded by the coding sequence ATGACCACCGGCGTCACCGCCCCCCTGGGCTTCCGAGCCGCGGCCATCGCCGCCGGCATCAAGCCCCAGGGCCTGGACCTGGCCCTGATTGTGGCCGACCGGGGATGCGCGGCCGCGGCCGTGTTCACCCAGAACCTGGCCCAGGCCGCGCCCGTCATCGTCTCCCGCGAGCACCTCGCCTCCGGGCAGGCGCGGGGGGTGGTGGTGAACGCAGGCGGCGCCAACGCGGGCACGGGCGAGCAGGGGCTTCGCGATGCGCGCGAGACGGCCGCTCTTCTCGCCCGCGAGATCGGGGGCCGGCCCGAGGAAGTGGTGGTCGCCTCCACGGGCGTGATCGGGGTGAACCTGCCCATGCAAAAGGTGCGGGCGGGGATCGCGAGCGCGGTTCCCGAGCTCTCGCGGGAAGGGGGGGCGGCCGCGGCCCGAGCCATCCTCACCACCGACACCCACCCCAAGGAGGTGGTGGTGGAGTTCCCCCTGGGGGGGGCGACCGCGCGCATCGGGGCCATGGCCAAGGGCTCGGGAATGATCGCCCCCAACCTGGCCACCCTCCTCGCCTTCTTCACCACCGACGCCGAGGTGGCCCCTCCGCTCCTGCGCGGGGCCTTGCGGGAGGCGGTGGGAGAGAGCCTGAACCGGATCACGGTGGACGGCGACACCTCCACCAACGACATGGCGCTCGTCCTGGCCAGCGGCGCCTTGCCCGCCCGAGCCATCCTCGAGGAGGGCCCGGACTACGATTTCTTCCGGGGCGCTCTCGTCGAGGCCGCGCGCCGGGTCGCGCGCCTGATCGTGCGCGACGGCGAGGGGGCCACCCGCGTGGCGGAGGTGCGGGTGGAGGGGGCCCGGCTGGAGGCGGAAGCCGACCGCATTGCCCGCACGGTGGCGGAGTCACCGCTCGTGAAGACCGCCCTAAACGGCGGTGATCCCAATTGGGGCCGCGTCCTGGCCGCGGTGGGGCGCGCGGGGGTGGATGTCGACATGGGGCGAGTGGACCTCTGGCTCGGCGATGTGTGGGTGGCGGAGGGCGGGCGGGCCCGCCCCTATGATGAGGAGGCGGCCCGGCGGGCCTTCTCCGAAGACCCCGTCCGCATCCGCGTGGGCCTGCACGCGGGACGGGCGGTGGGCTGGATCTGGACCTGCGACCTCTCCCATGGCTACGTGGACATCAATGCGCACTATCGCAGCTAG
- a CDS encoding acetylornithine/succinylornithine family transaminase produces the protein MSALLPVYERDLVLVSGKGARLFDKEGRSYLDFAAGIGVNGLGYGDRRVVAAIRQQAGRLIHASNLFHTEPGAALAERLVSLAFPARAFFCNSGTEAAEGAIKFARRIGKPTGRSELVAFERGFHGRTLGSLSVTWTAKYREPFEPLLPGVRFCPWNDLAAAAAAIGGKTAAVMIEPVQGEGGVRAAPPEFLRGLADLCRERGALLVADEVQCGLGRTGRLFAYQHAGITPDILTLAKPLGGGLPIGAVLLRQDLAGAIQVGDHGSTFGGNPVVAAAALAVLDRITTPGFLEKVEKKGAALRRGLKRLARRFPVVAEVRGLGLMLGVEFKGEVRPVLKGLRERGVLATKAGDNVLRLLPPLAIGGGDIRVFLTALEAVLEGGAGAAA, from the coding sequence GTGAGCGCGCTGCTTCCCGTCTACGAGCGCGACCTCGTCCTCGTCTCCGGCAAGGGCGCCCGGCTCTTCGACAAGGAGGGGCGGAGCTACCTGGACTTTGCCGCCGGCATCGGCGTGAACGGGCTCGGCTACGGCGACCGGCGGGTGGTGGCCGCCATCCGCCAGCAGGCAGGCCGGCTCATCCACGCCAGCAACCTCTTCCACACCGAGCCCGGCGCGGCCCTCGCCGAGCGCCTGGTCTCGCTGGCCTTCCCCGCCCGCGCCTTCTTCTGCAACTCGGGGACGGAGGCGGCGGAGGGGGCCATCAAGTTCGCCCGGCGCATCGGGAAGCCCACGGGGCGCAGCGAGCTGGTGGCCTTCGAGCGCGGGTTCCATGGCCGGACCCTGGGCTCGCTCTCCGTCACCTGGACCGCCAAGTACCGCGAGCCGTTCGAGCCCCTCCTCCCCGGCGTCCGCTTCTGCCCCTGGAACGATCTGGCCGCGGCCGCGGCCGCGATCGGAGGGAAGACGGCGGCCGTCATGATCGAGCCCGTGCAGGGCGAGGGCGGGGTGCGGGCCGCCCCCCCGGAGTTCCTGCGCGGCCTGGCCGACCTCTGCCGCGAGCGGGGGGCCCTCCTGGTGGCGGACGAGGTGCAGTGCGGACTCGGCCGGACGGGGCGGCTCTTCGCCTACCAGCACGCCGGAATCACCCCCGACATCCTCACCCTGGCCAAGCCCCTGGGGGGCGGCCTGCCCATAGGCGCGGTTCTCCTGCGCCAGGACCTCGCGGGCGCCATTCAAGTGGGCGATCACGGCAGCACCTTTGGCGGCAACCCCGTGGTGGCGGCGGCCGCCCTGGCCGTGCTCGACCGCATCACCACCCCCGGGTTCCTGGAGAAGGTGGAGAAGAAAGGCGCCGCCCTTCGCCGGGGCCTCAAACGGCTGGCCCGCCGCTTCCCGGTTGTGGCCGAGGTGCGCGGCCTCGGCCTCATGCTGGGGGTGGAGTTCAAGGGCGAGGTCCGGCCGGTCCTGAAGGGGCTCCGTGAGCGGGGCGTGCTCGCGACCAAGGCCGGGGACAACGTGCTGCGACTCCTGCCTCCGCTCGCGATCGGGGGCGGGGATATTCGGGTGTTCCTGACCGCCCTGGAGGCGGTTCTCGAGGGAGGTGCAGGTGCGGCTGCGTAG
- the argB gene encoding acetylglutamate kinase: MTGARVYKVGGPALEDPGLMKPLAAELKNGGGDALVVHGGGRHVDRLLRALSIESRFVGGRRETSPAAMEVVEMVLSGVVNKALASGLMGAGVAAVGLSGRDGGLIRARLEPGLGRVGTPECVNPGPVLALWRAGFLPVVSPVSSGPLGESVNVNADEAALGLALALGASILVYLSDVDGVLLGDAPVASLTAGEARRRIEEGTIGGGMALKVSVALEAVQAGIPEVVVAGRARLTGGFPGTRITAGPGGQA; the protein is encoded by the coding sequence TTGACGGGCGCCCGGGTCTACAAGGTGGGAGGGCCCGCGCTCGAGGACCCGGGTCTCATGAAGCCCCTGGCCGCCGAGCTCAAGAACGGGGGCGGAGACGCCCTCGTGGTGCACGGGGGCGGTCGCCACGTGGACCGGCTGCTGCGGGCGCTCTCGATCGAGTCACGCTTCGTGGGGGGCCGCCGGGAGACCTCGCCCGCGGCCATGGAGGTAGTGGAGATGGTGCTGTCCGGGGTCGTGAACAAGGCCTTGGCTTCAGGCTTGATGGGGGCGGGGGTGGCCGCGGTCGGGCTCTCCGGGCGGGATGGCGGGCTCATTCGGGCGCGGCTGGAGCCGGGGCTGGGGCGGGTCGGAACACCGGAGTGCGTGAACCCCGGGCCCGTGCTCGCCCTCTGGCGGGCCGGGTTCCTGCCCGTGGTTTCCCCCGTATCTTCCGGTCCCTTGGGGGAGTCGGTCAACGTCAACGCGGACGAGGCCGCGCTCGGCCTCGCCCTCGCCCTCGGCGCGAGCATCCTCGTCTACCTCTCGGATGTGGACGGGGTCCTCCTGGGGGACGCCCCGGTGGCGTCCCTTACCGCGGGGGAGGCCCGGCGCCGGATCGAGGAGGGTACGATTGGGGGAGGGATGGCTCTAAAGGTGAGCGTGGCGCTCGAGGCCGTTCAGGCCGGGATCCCGGAGGTCGTGGTCGCCGGCCGGGCCCGGCTCACGGGGGGCTTCCCGGGCACCCGCATCACGGCCGGCCCAGGAGGGCAGGCGTGA